The sequence GTCCGCCGGGAACACCGCGTTTCGGGGGGCACGTCGAGCGCCTGATCGGCACGATGATGGGGGCGGTCCATCTGCTGCCCGGCACGCATTTTTCCAATGTGCTGGACCGCGGCGACTATGATCCCGAGGCGCGCGCCGTGATGACCATGCGCGAGCTCGAGGCCTGGCTGGCGCTGGAAATCATCGCCTACCATTCCGATCTGCACCGCGGTATCGGCCGGCCGCCCGGTGCGGCCTGGCACGAGGCCATATCCGGGCGCCCTCCGCGGCAGGTGCGCGATCCGCTCGCCTTCCTGATCGACTTTCTACCATTTGAGCCGCGTGTACTGCGGCGAACCGGCATCCACATCAACAACATCTGCTACTGGTCGGACGGCTTTGCCCCCTGGATCGGCCGGAGCAGCGACAAGGTTCTCGTCAAGTACGATCCGCGGGATCTGCATCGGGTCTTCGTCAAGCTGGGTGGGAACTATCTGATGGCGCCCACGCGCAACCCTGGACGCCCGGCCATCACGCTGTGGGAGCAGAAGGCGGCGCTGCGCGTGCAGCGGGCGCGCGGCCGCCGGGAGATCGATGAGGAAACGATCTTCCAGACGATCGCTGCGCAGCGTGCCCTGGTCGAACAGGCAACCCGGGACACCACACAAGCCCGCAGGCTGCGCGCGCGGCGCGCTCATCTGCAGGCAAGGCCAGCGCTTCCGGCAAGCGCGCCGGCGGACGAGCCGGTGATCGCCTTGCCGCATTTCCCGGTGGAGGTATGGGAATGACGGCTTATCCGCATCTCGATCCCGCCGTTCAGGCCTATGCCGATCTGCCCGCGCGGGAGCGCATCGAGCACATCCGGGTGGATCGATGGATCGACTATCCGCGTGCCCGCCAGGCGCTCGACAAGCTCGAAGAGCTGCTGTTGTTTCCCAAGCGCGCCCGCATGCCCAACCTGCTGATCTTCGGCGCCTCGGGCATGGGCAAGACGATGATTATCGAGAAGTTCGTGCGCGCTCATCCGCCTCGGTTCGATGAGCGCAGCGGAATCCATCACCGGCCTGTCATCGTCGTGCAGATGGTCCCCTCCCCGGATGAGGGGCGGTTTTATCATCGCCTTCTGTCGGTGATTGGCGCGCCGCCGCCAACCCGTGCCACACTCGGACAGCTCGAAACGCAGGCGCTGCGGCTGCTTCAGGAAACCGCGCCACGCATGCTGATCATTGACGAGGTTCAGAATCTGATTGCGGGCACCTACCGGGAACAGCGCCGAATGCTCAATCTGCTGCGCTTCCTCGGTAACGAACTGCGGATTCCCCTGATCTGCCTTGGCTCGCACGAGGCGCGTGATGCGATCCGGGGCGATGCCCACCTCAACAGCCGCTTTGAGCCGTACGGCTTGCCGCCGTGGCGGCACGATGCCGACTTCCATGGCCTGATCGGCGGTCTCCTCTACTCCTTGCCGCTGCGCCTGCCGTCCGAGATGACGGACAGCGCGCTCAAGCGGCTTGTCGAAGCCAATGGCGGCATCACGGCATCGATCTTCCGGATGGTGATCGAGCTCGCCACGGATGCCATCCTCTCGGGAACCGAGCGGATCACGCCGACTGCGATCCTCGATCATCGTGTCGCCGCGCCGGCGACCTTCGCCGCGGCCTAAACCGTGACGGGGGAGGGGAGGGCGCCGCTGCCGATCGTGCCGCCGCCCTTTCGAGACGAGCGGCTGAGTTCCTGGCTGGAGCGGATCGCCGACGTCTATCTGGTGTCCCTGGACGAGCTGCAAGCGCATATTGGTTGCGTTCGTCCGGCATTGCAGCTTGAGTTCGAGCCTGTGCAGGCCGACATGGAGCGCATCGCAGTCGCGACGAACAGTTCGGCCGAACGTCTGTTCGCCATGACCTTCCGTGGCGCACCGCCGCGCTATCGCAGCCTGCTTCGACCCAGCTCCAGAGAGATTTGCCCGGCCTGCTCGCGCGGCACGCAACGACCGCAGCGTCTGAGAGGCTGGTCGTTTGCCTTTGCGTTCTGGTGCGATCGGCACCGTGAGCCACTATTCGGCGGCGAAATGAGCGGCGTCAGCGCGCTCGGCGATGAAGCATCAGGCCGTCGGGGTGCGGAAGTCCTGCTTCAATGGGCAATGGAGAGGGAGATTGCCGCGATTCCTGTCGGCTCGGTGCTGTCGCTGCTGCTTTTGCCGTCTCGGAAATCGTCGCCTCCGGAACCGTGGGAACTCGCGCACTTGCCGATCCCGCATCAGCGCGATCCTTCCGTTCTGTCGCGACCCTGCCGGCGCCCGGTTCTGAGTGTCGTGGTGCCGGAATTCAGGACTGCGGTGCCGATCAGCGATCAGCGTCTGTCTTCAACCATCGCCGATCTGCCGAGTGCGCCACGGGCGGAGCGGTACGCGCTTGCCATCGGCGTTGCCCGGGTTCTGAA comes from Ancylobacter sp. IITR112 and encodes:
- a CDS encoding TniB family NTP-binding protein; its protein translation is MTAYPHLDPAVQAYADLPARERIEHIRVDRWIDYPRARQALDKLEELLLFPKRARMPNLLIFGASGMGKTMIIEKFVRAHPPRFDERSGIHHRPVIVVQMVPSPDEGRFYHRLLSVIGAPPPTRATLGQLETQALRLLQETAPRMLIIDEVQNLIAGTYREQRRMLNLLRFLGNELRIPLICLGSHEARDAIRGDAHLNSRFEPYGLPPWRHDADFHGLIGGLLYSLPLRLPSEMTDSALKRLVEANGGITASIFRMVIELATDAILSGTERITPTAILDHRVAAPATFAAA
- a CDS encoding TniQ family protein, whose amino-acid sequence is MTGEGRAPLPIVPPPFRDERLSSWLERIADVYLVSLDELQAHIGCVRPALQLEFEPVQADMERIAVATNSSAERLFAMTFRGAPPRYRSLLRPSSREICPACSRGTQRPQRLRGWSFAFAFWCDRHREPLFGGEMSGVSALGDEASGRRGAEVLLQWAMEREIAAIPVGSVLSLLLLPSRKSSPPEPWELAHLPIPHQRDPSVLSRPCRRPVLSVVVPEFRTAVPISDQRLSSTIADLPSAPRAERYALAIGVARVLKNPIGAIVRVLEVSDEFGRKKVMALIDGWPAAIRYAVGRAAPCTRHSGEAGRAVTGARFSHQRVQALS